The nucleotide window CCTGTTCTGCGGCGTCGATGCCGACTCCATCCTGCAGCGCGACAGCCTGCTGCGCGTGGTACAGCCGTTTCTGGAGGACGAACGCACCGTCGCCGCCGGCGGTACGGTGCGCATCGCCAACGGCTCGCAGGTACGCGGCGGCTTCCTGATCCAGGCCGGCCTGCCGCGCAACTGGCTGGCGCGTCTGCAGATCGTCGAGTATCTGCGCGCCTTCCTCTTCGGCCGCCTCGGCTGGTCGCCGCTCAATGCGGTGCTGATCATTTCCGGCGCCTTCGGCCTGTTCGACCGCGAGCGGGTGATGGCCGTCGGCGGCTATCGCACCGACACCGTCGGCGAGGACATGGAGCTGGTGGTCCGCCTGCACCGCTACCATCGCGAACGGCGCCTGCCCTATCGCATCCGCTACCTGCCCGATCCGATCTGCTGGACCGAATGCCCCGAGGACCCCGGCACCCTCGGCCGCCAGCGCAGCCGCTGGCAACGCGGACTGGCCGAAAGCCTGAGCCGGCACGCACGGCTGGCCTTCAGCCTGCGCGGCGGCGCGGCCGGCTGGCTGGCCTGGCCGTTCATGGCGCTGTTCGAGTGGCTGGGGCCGCTGATCGAGCTGGCCGGTTACGCGTTCATGCTCGGTGGCTTCGCCGTCGGCGCGGTGTCCTATGCGGCGCTGGCGGCGTTCCTGCTGGTGGCCATCGGCATGGGCATTCTGCTGTCGGTCAACGGGCTTCTGCTGGAAACCCTGTCGTTTCGCGTCTACGAACGGCGCCGCGACATGCTGCGGCTGTTCCTGATG belongs to Pseudomonas phenolilytica and includes:
- a CDS encoding glycosyltransferase family 2 protein, with the protein product MSIDWLWWLQLGFILYFLLLNGMYLLLNVLSMASLTGYMRQRAEVGEITPYLGVEPPVSVLMPAFNEAATIRTSVRSMLQLQYPEFEVLVINDGSKDATLALLIEEFDLVAHPAPLRQSVPHQPIEAVYRSRRYANLRVIDKLNGGKADALNAGINAARHGLFCGVDADSILQRDSLLRVVQPFLEDERTVAAGGTVRIANGSQVRGGFLIQAGLPRNWLARLQIVEYLRAFLFGRLGWSPLNAVLIISGAFGLFDRERVMAVGGYRTDTVGEDMELVVRLHRYHRERRLPYRIRYLPDPICWTECPEDPGTLGRQRSRWQRGLAESLSRHARLAFSLRGGAAGWLAWPFMALFEWLGPLIELAGYAFMLGGFAVGAVSYAALAAFLLVAIGMGILLSVNGLLLETLSFRVYERRRDMLRLFLMAVLENFGYRQLNTLWRCRGLWQWFSRRKHQWGVMRRSGSWGQ